One region of Jatrophihabitans cynanchi genomic DNA includes:
- a CDS encoding DUF2510 domain-containing protein, with the protein MAEAGWYPDPQDPNALQFWDGQRWTANRQPATFAAPHAARQQHEPPRQPWGGQPTQALPPVVPTTPGRPQAPGQPQAPGQPQAPGQPQSPGQPQWSAPPPPPVRGRLRLWFAGGLVAVLVAAGLITWLVWPSQTTALTYQGTTIAAPGTVLQSAESTVKKLVADRHGAMNEQSRCYFSKPTKRPSGARKTDVDDHLTCGPVLFVDGDPANAYLAVPFRSENAGGKAQLTPTDSLADVEPAAVPDSVTLVRPDGKSTPSGTGGLSVPKPPAADKDVLTAAQLGETSPPPALEGATMIGRSSGVTVLAAGSIDRYGSGDDARSAPAGEQLIAFKVRTESGDVDKNGSATVSVAVAGSAPRPLPRISGPDDYVVVAAPTSAAVSLQLADGGFTQELSLPDGKPGAGNIAVLARKHRTATIGKKVDVPVHLRGADGSADVTFHASAAIASLDFWVPNHTDRHPASAANAMLSVDLDYTDPHSPGHTYGFDPQLLKLRLPDGKLVAAHNIAAAGKIFNVFEVPADFTSGTLQVAGSETVGSVTLTITHAVGFAIAIPAG; encoded by the coding sequence GTGGCCGAGGCCGGCTGGTACCCCGACCCGCAGGACCCGAACGCACTGCAGTTCTGGGACGGCCAGCGCTGGACGGCCAACCGGCAGCCGGCCACCTTCGCGGCGCCGCACGCCGCCCGGCAGCAGCACGAACCACCGCGCCAGCCGTGGGGCGGGCAGCCGACCCAGGCGCTGCCACCCGTCGTGCCGACGACGCCCGGCCGGCCCCAGGCGCCCGGCCAACCACAGGCGCCCGGCCAACCACAGGCACCCGGCCAACCACAGTCACCCGGCCAACCGCAGTGGTCCGCACCGCCTCCCCCACCGGTTCGCGGCCGACTGCGGCTCTGGTTCGCCGGCGGCCTGGTGGCGGTCCTGGTCGCCGCGGGCTTGATCACCTGGCTGGTGTGGCCGAGCCAGACGACCGCGCTGACCTATCAGGGGACCACGATCGCCGCACCGGGCACCGTGCTGCAGAGCGCCGAATCGACGGTGAAGAAGCTGGTCGCCGACCGTCACGGCGCGATGAACGAGCAGAGCCGGTGCTACTTCAGCAAGCCGACGAAGCGACCGTCCGGAGCGAGGAAGACCGACGTCGACGATCACCTGACGTGTGGCCCGGTCCTGTTCGTCGACGGTGACCCGGCCAACGCCTACCTCGCGGTACCGTTCCGGAGCGAGAACGCCGGCGGCAAGGCGCAGCTCACCCCGACGGACTCGCTTGCGGACGTAGAGCCGGCCGCCGTGCCCGACTCGGTCACCCTGGTGCGTCCGGACGGGAAGTCGACACCGTCCGGAACCGGCGGACTGTCCGTTCCGAAGCCGCCGGCCGCTGACAAGGACGTGCTGACCGCCGCGCAGCTGGGCGAGACCAGTCCGCCTCCCGCACTCGAGGGCGCCACCATGATCGGCAGGAGCTCCGGGGTCACCGTGCTCGCCGCGGGCTCGATCGACCGCTACGGCTCCGGCGACGACGCACGCTCGGCACCGGCCGGCGAACAGCTGATCGCCTTCAAGGTCCGTACCGAGAGCGGCGATGTCGACAAGAACGGGTCCGCGACCGTGTCCGTGGCCGTAGCAGGCTCCGCGCCACGTCCGCTACCGCGCATCAGCGGACCGGACGACTACGTGGTCGTCGCAGCGCCGACCTCCGCCGCGGTGAGCCTGCAGCTCGCCGACGGCGGGTTCACCCAGGAACTCTCGCTTCCCGACGGCAAACCTGGCGCCGGCAACATCGCCGTGCTGGCGCGCAAGCACCGCACCGCGACGATCGGCAAGAAGGTCGACGTGCCGGTTCACCTGCGTGGCGCCGACGGCTCGGCTGACGTCACGTTCCACGCGAGCGCCGCAATTGCCTCGCTCGACTTCTGGGTACCGAACCACACCGATCGGCACCCGGCGAGCGCGGCGAACGCGATGCTCTCGGTCGATCTGGACTACACCGATCCGCACTCCCCCGGGCACACCTACGGCTTCGACCCGCAACTGCTCAAGCTGCGGCTGCCGGACGGCAAGCTCGTCGCGGCGCACAACATCGCTGCAGCCGGCAAGATCTTCAACGTCTTCGAGGTGCCTGCGGACTTCACGTCCGGCACGCTGCAGGTCGCCGGATCGGAGACTGTGGGGTCGGTGACGCTGACGATCACCCATGCGGTCGGGTTCGCGATCGCGATTCCGGCCGGCTGA
- a CDS encoding heme o synthase codes for MTQTPVAPAAAGQSASESSADQPVRTERRLPHAGRARAAHRTRVGAYIALTKPRIIELLLVTTLPSMVLAAQGLPKWWVALVTMLGGTLAAGSANALNCYLDRDIDAVMRRTGRRPLARHEVSPTGALVFGLLLGAASVLAIGLATNWLAGSLTFTAIAFYVLVYTALLKRRTSQNIVWGGAAGCMPVLIGWSAVTGSLAWAPFALFAVVFFWTPPHTWALATRYREDYAKAGVPMLPVVASPSRVTAEMVIYTWLTVAASLALWPLATSWVYGGLAAGAGAVLIVAAHRLHARTKADRGAKPMAFFHLSNSYLAFVFVAVAVDTFVR; via the coding sequence GTGACGCAGACGCCGGTCGCGCCCGCAGCCGCGGGCCAGAGTGCGAGCGAGTCGTCGGCCGATCAGCCGGTCCGCACCGAGCGCCGGCTGCCGCACGCCGGGCGAGCGCGGGCCGCGCACCGGACGCGGGTCGGCGCCTACATCGCGCTCACCAAGCCGCGCATCATCGAGCTGCTGCTGGTCACCACCCTCCCGTCGATGGTGCTCGCCGCGCAGGGCCTGCCGAAGTGGTGGGTCGCGCTGGTCACCATGCTCGGCGGCACGCTGGCCGCCGGCAGCGCGAACGCGCTGAACTGCTATCTCGACCGGGACATCGACGCGGTGATGCGCCGGACCGGTCGACGTCCCCTTGCCCGGCACGAGGTGTCGCCGACCGGCGCGCTCGTCTTCGGGCTGCTGCTCGGTGCCGCGTCCGTGCTGGCCATCGGACTGGCGACGAACTGGCTCGCCGGCTCGCTGACGTTCACCGCGATCGCGTTCTACGTGCTCGTGTACACCGCGCTGCTCAAGCGACGCACCTCGCAGAACATCGTGTGGGGTGGTGCGGCGGGCTGCATGCCGGTGCTGATCGGCTGGTCCGCCGTGACGGGAAGTCTGGCCTGGGCACCGTTCGCGCTGTTCGCGGTGGTGTTCTTCTGGACGCCGCCGCACACCTGGGCGCTGGCCACCCGCTACCGGGAGGACTACGCGAAGGCCGGCGTGCCGATGCTGCCGGTGGTCGCTTCGCCCAGTCGGGTCACCGCCGAGATGGTGATCTACACCTGGCTCACCGTCGCGGCGTCGCTGGCGCTGTGGCCGCTCGCGACCAGCTGGGTCTACGGCGGGCTCGCGGCCGGGGCCGGTGCGGTGCTGATCGTGGCCGCCCACCGGTTGCACGCACGCACCAAGGCCGACCGCGGTGCCAAGCCGATGGCGTTCTTCCACCTGTCCAACAGCTACCTGGCCTTCGTCTTCGTGGCCGTCGCGGTCGACACCTTCGTCCGCTGA